In Lodderomyces elongisporus chromosome 2, complete sequence, the following proteins share a genomic window:
- a CDS encoding uncharacterized protein (BUSCO:EOG09260KIY) gives MDLNNSCLPEQSSTSSNSLGDLVSTSTAIPSNNNNNNNNNNNMSFNRSSSLPPHSSTKSTIVADSTNVTSHPHESNSYSVNTRSSHIITSISEPAHSVESENEINSAITAAADATTRGLIPGANRDADADADAEAEADVDVEATSSSNNVTPHQDVSVVTPFLVKHISNQNLIPKDNFHTYCYRHNPDISCNKQTDERKMKQIQNKLENLPHRDQQAISHVWSIFSAAPVHHRQLILQGLLTQCCFPQLSFISQEVSSLIKIDFISILPQEISLKILCYLDCNSLCNAAQVSRKWKSLADDDRVWHHMCEQHIDRKCPNCGWGLPLMHMKRAREMTEDDIKPIRRTSEGEAQLSQEVSGNTTQNNNNSNSNNNANTNNADISVNTSQRRRASQSSQDEPLHKKPRANSSSTTTKPVHSPLLRKRPWKAVYSERFKLEKNWRKGVYSMKSFVGHTDGVTCLQFNRKYLMTGSYDTTIKIWKIETGECVKTLTGHTKGVRSLVFDNQKLITGGLDSTIKVWNYHTGQCIATYRGHDDAVVSVDFSNKSIVSGSADHTVRVWHVDSRTCYTLRGHTDWVNCVKIHPASNTIFSASDDTTIRMWDLTTNQCLKIFGGVENNGHIGQVQCVIPLTYKDQLVEDVSDTEDDQAVGESATTASVSASTSTSSSSSSPVPLASTAASTNTTTPAVNYPTHLLTSSLDNTIKLWDVATGKCIRTQFGHIEGVWSIAADTFRIVSGAHDRMVKVWDLQNGKCLHSFGNSSSVSCVGLSDSRFVSGMENGEVKMYCFD, from the coding sequence ATGGATTTGAATAACAGTTGCTTACCAGAACAGTCATCTACATCATCTAACTCTTTGGGTGATTTGGTATCTACATCCACGGCAATACcttccaacaacaacaacaacaacaacaacaataataatatgtCATTTAATAGACTGCTGTCATTGCCACCACACTCATCAACCAAATCAACCATTGTTGCAGACTCAACAAACGTAACATCGCATCCACATGAATCCAACTCGTATTCAGTTAACACTAGATCATCACATATTATCACATCCATTTCTGAACCAGCTCACTCTGTTGAATCTGAAAATGAGATAAACTCAGCAataacagcagcagcagatgCAACAACGAGGGGTTTAATACCAGGAGCCAATAGagatgcagatgcagatgcagatgcagaGGCAGAGGCAGATGTAGACGTTGAGGCAACACTGCTGTCTAATAATGTTACTCCGCATCAAGATGTCTCAGTAGTGACACCATTCCTAGTCAAACATATAAGCAATCAGAACCTCATACCAAAGGACAATTTCCACACTTATTGTTACCGCCACAACCCTGATATACTGtgcaacaaacaaacagatGAACGAAAAATGAagcaaatacaaaacaagTTGGAAAACCTCCCGCACAGAGACCAACAAGCAATCAGCCACGTATGGTCTATTTTTAGTGCAGCACCAGTACACCATCGCCAGTTGATCCTACAAGGCTTGCTCACACAGTGCTGTTTCCCACAACTATCATTCATCTCACAAGAAGTGTCATCATTGATCAAAATCGACTTTATATCCATTTTACCACAGGAAATATCGTTAAAAATCTTGTGTTACTTGGACTGTAACAGTCTTTGCAATGCGGCTCAAGTGTCCAGAAAATGGAAGAGTCTCGCTGACGACGATAGAGTATGGCACCACATGTGTGAACAGCACATAGATCGGAAATGCCCAAACTGTGGATGGGGATTACCATTGATGCATATGAAAAGAGCAAGAGAAATGACCGAAGATGATATCAAGCCAATAAGGAGAACTTCGGAAGGAGAAGCACAATTGAGCCAAGAAGTTTCAGGAAATACTACtcaaaacaataacaacagcaatagcaacaacaacgcaAACACAAATAATGCAGATATTAGTGTCAATACATCACAGCGCCGCCGTGCATCACAATCGTCACAAGATGAACCATTGCACAAGAAACCAAGAGCAAACAGCAGTTCAACAACGACTAAACCTGTACATTCACCATTACTCCGCAAACGTCCATGGAAAGCTGTTTATTCTGAACGGTTCAAGTTGGAGAAAAACTGGAGGAAAGGAGTTTACTCTATGAAGTCTTTTGTCGGCCATACCGATGGCGTGACTTGCTTGCAATTCAATAGAAAGTATCTCATGACAGGCTCATACGATACTACAATCAAGATCTGGAAGATTGAAACTGGAGAGTGCGTCAAGACATTAACAGGGCACACAAAGGGAGTGAGATCCTTGGTGTTTGACAATCAAAAGCTAATCACTGGAGGATTAGACTCAACAATAAAAGTGTGGAATTACCACACGGGTCAATGCATTGCCACCTATAGGGGACACGATGATGCCGTGGTTAGTGTtgatttttcaaacaagtCTATTGTTTCAGGGTCGGCTGATCATACGGTCCGTGTATGGCATGTCGACTCAAGAACATGCTATACATTGCGCGGCCACACAGATTGGGTTAATTGCGTCAAGATACATCCAGCATCAAATACAATCTTCAGTGCTAGCGACGACACAACAATACGGATGTGGGATTTAACTACGAACCAATGTCTCAAGATCTTTGGAGGAGTGGAAAATAATGGCCACATTGGTCAAGTGCAGTGCGTCATTCCTTTGACATACAAGGACCAACTTGTTGAGGATGTGAGTGATACCGAGGATGACCAAGCAGTTGGCGAGTCAGCCACTACAGCTTCAGTTTCagcttcaacttcaacttcgtcatcttcatcatcaccagTTCCATTAGCTTCTACAGCTGCTTCGACCAATACTACTACTCCCGCAGTCAACTATCCAACACACCTTctcacttcttctttggaCAATACCATCAAATTATGGGATGTAGCCACTGGTAAATGCATTCGTACCCAGTTTGGCCACATTGAAGGTGTATGGTCCATTGCCGCCGATACTTTTAGAATTGTTAGTGGCGCCCACGATCGGATGGTGAAAGTGTGGGACTTACAGAACGGCAAGTGCCTACACAGCTTTGGCAACAGTTCGAGTGTTTCATGTGTAGGTTTGAGTGATTCACGATTTGTGAGCGGCATGGAAAATGGTGAAGTAAAGATGTATTGTTTTGACTAG
- the ZPR1 gene encoding nucleolar zinc-finger protein (BUSCO:EOG09262Z0M), with amino-acid sequence MDNQDTHIDKKPRLDMSEESKQDQQHNSFAAVGEQAQNIDNEVRQTGAADAEGHPVQEVESLCMNCHENGVTRMLLTRIPFFREIIIMSFECPHCGLKNSEIQPAAQIAEKGSKYVLKVEDVKDFNRQVVKSETATVRFQELDIEIPPKRGQLINIEGILQEMITDLESDQEERKKLQPELYEQIGKVIDKIKSYLNGEPGTLPLTVSVDDPAGNSWIEYKPGEAAHKWAMYEYQRTDEQNVFLGLISADEVAQRQQQQLKEKEKEKEKASLEAKGKDASNNTNETQQSTSASETNHNPRATGFLSDATDIENFENEVQTFAATCSTCYKPCETHMKTVNIPHFKDVVLMSTVCDNCGYKSNEVKTGGEIPAKGKKITLKIDDPEDLKRDILKSETCGMNIPELNLDLTPGTLGGRFTTIEGLLTQVAQELNSRVFTQTSDSMDEVTKQRWVEFFAKLQSAIDGKIGFTIVMEDPLAASYIQNVYAPDADPNMKIEEFERTHQQNEDLGLNDMKTD; translated from the coding sequence ATGGATAATCAGGACACTCATATAGATAAGAAACCTAGATTAGATATGTCAGAAGAATCAAAGCAAGACCAACAACATAACAGTTTCGCAGCAGTGGGCGAACAAGCACAAAATATTGACAATGAAGTTAGACAAACGGGTGCAGCCGATGCTGAGGGCCATCCAGTGCAGGAAGTTGAATCATTATGTATGAACTGTCACGAGAATGGTGTCACTAGAATGTTACTCACTAGAATCCCATTCTTTAGggaaatcatcattatgTCCTTTGAATGTCCACACTGTGGATTGAAAAATAGTGAGATCCAACCAGCAGCCCAAATCGCTGAAAAGGGCTCTAAATACGTATTGAAGGTTGAAGACGTAAAGGATTTCAACAGACAAGTTGTCAAATCGGAAACTGCTACTGTTCGATTTCAGGAACTAGACATTGAAATTCCTCCAAAACGTGGTCAACTCATCAATATTGAAGGAATCTTACAAGAAATGATTACTGATTTGGAATCTGACcaagaagagagaaaaaagttgCAACCAGAATTATATGAACAAATTGGCAAAGTGATAGACAAGATCAAACTGTATCTCAATGGAGAACCAGGTACATTACCCTTGACTGTTAGCGTTGATGACCCCGCTGGAAATTCTTGGATCGAATATAAACCAGGTGAAGCTGCACACAAATGGGCAATGTATGAGTACCAAAGAACCGATGAACAAAATGTCTTTTTGGGCTTGATCTCAGCTGACGAGGTTGCCCAAcgtcaacaacaacaactaaaggaaaaggaaaaagaaaaagaaaaagcatcTCTTGAAGCCAAAGGTAAAGATGCACTGAATAATACTAATGAAACTCAACAATCCACATCGGCATCAGAGACTAACCACAATCCAAGAGCAACAGGGTTCCTTTCAGACGCAACCGATATcgaaaactttgaaaatgaagtgCAAACTTTTGCAGCCACATGCTCGACATGCTACAAACCTTGTGAAACCCACATGAAAACTGTCAATATCCCACATTTCAAGGACGTTGTCCTTATGTCAACTGTGTGTGACAACTGTGGTTACAAATCCAACGAAGTGAAAACCGGAGGTGAGATTCCTGCAAAGGGTAAGAAAATCACATTGAAAATTGACGATCCAGAGGATTTGAAAAGAGATATCTTGAAATCCGAAACTTGTGGAATGAACATCCCAGAATTGAACCTTGATTTAACACCAGGAACATTGGGCGGAAGATTTACCACCATCGAAGGTCTTCTCACGCAGGTAGCACAAGAATTAAACAGCAGGGTATTCACTCAAACATCAGACTCGATGGATGAGGTTACAAAGCAAAGATGGGTAGAGTTTTTTGCCAAGTTGCAAAGTGCAATTGACGGCAAGATTGGATTCACCATAGTGATGGAAGACCCACTCGCGGCCTCATATATTCAAAATGTTTATGCACCAGATGCGGACCCAAATATGAAGAttgaagagtttgaaaGAACTCATCAACAGAATGAAGATTTGGGATTGAACGATATGAAGACCGATTGA